A stretch of DNA from Candidatus Saccharibacteria bacterium oral taxon 488:
GCAGATTGTCGACTGCCTCCCTAAGGAACTCAGGCTCACGCTCGCTATACTCGCGCAGTCGGACAGCCTGAGATATCCGCCACAGCCCCCCTATTGCCACCGCCATGCCACCAAGAATTATCGGCTGCTGGCCAACTTCTGGCAAAACATTGTGCCACGCCTCGCTTGGCAGAGCTATCAGCATGCCAGTAATCACACCCATGGTACCACTGACCTCACGCTTATCATACTCAACCACCGAGTCGCTACTGCCAATGACCTCAGGTGCCAGCGATCTATTAAGCCTTTCGTTCCTGTTACTCGCCATCATCGTTTTATTATATCACGCCATAAATTCGCCCCACCAAGGCACGATGCGCTATACTAGGGTAATGGATAGATTACGCGTTCTCCTCATATTTGGCGGCGAGTCATCCGAGCACGAGGTCTCGATCAATTCCGCTACTAACGTGCTGGCGGCGCTGGACATGACGCGCTACGACGTCAGGTTATGCTACATCGACCGCGCTGGTCAGTGGCGGCTCGTCGAGACGATCGAGGCACGCAATCAGCCGAGCCCACACTTAACACCACAACTCGGCCAGCGGTCACTGCTCATCGACGGCGTTGACCCGCTGCCGATTGACCTGATAATTCCGGTGCTTCACGGCAAAAATGGTGAGGACGGTAGCGTACAGGGCCTGGCGCAGCTACTTCATATTCCCTATGTCGGCCCGAGTCTCCTTTCGGCGGCTGTCACCATGGACAAAGACATGACCAAGCGGCTGGCGCTCGGCGCTCACGTTCCGGTTGTGCCGTGGCGAACGCTAGCGAATGATGCGCCGCGACCGACCTTTGCCGAGATAGCTAGTGAGCTTGGTGCGCCTGTTTTCATCAAGCCATCCCGCGCCGGCTCGTCCGTCGGTGTCAACAAAGTCCACTCGGCCGAAGCATTCACCACCGCGCTTGACGAAGCCTTTCGCCACGACAACACCGTATTGATAGAACAAGCGATCACCGCCCGCGAGATCGAGCTAGCCGTCCTCGGCCGCGGTACGTCCGCCCGCGTCAGTATGCCTGGTGAGATTCTTCCTGGCGAAGAGTTTTATAGCTACGACGATAAGTACAGCGCCTCCAGCACTTCACGCGTCGTTATCCCCGCAGACGTTGACGAGTCGGTGGCGACAAAACTGCAGCGCCTCGCATTGGCCGCCTACCAAGCGACCGGTGGACGCGGCATGGCGCGAGTTGACTTTTTCCTTGATCCGACGGGCCAGATTTTTCTCAACGAAATTAACAGCATCCCCGGCTTCACCAACATCAGTATGTATCCAAAGCTCTGGGAAGCTTCGGGCCTCAGTCCACGAGCGCTGGTTGATGAGCTGATCGAAGAGGCGCTTGCCAGCCGCTCTATACGTGGCGTATAATTTCCTTATAAACAGGAGGTCAATATGGAAATAGTAGCAGTAATTTTAGTCATCGTACTGATGTTTGTACTGAGCGGCATTAAGGTAGTTAACCAATACCAGCGCGGTGTAGTACTGACGCTGGGTAAGTTTACTGGCGTACGCGAGCCGGGCCTAAGGGTGGTGGTGCCGATTTTTCAGACGATGATGATGGTCGATGTGCGTTCGACGCCAATTGATGTGCCGAAACAAGAAGTCATCACCAAGGACAACGTCACTGTCGGCGTTGACGCGGTGGTCTATTTCCGAGTGATTAACGCCCCAAAAGCGGTGCTGGAGACGACCAACTACATTTACGCCACCAGCCAATTTGCCCAGGCTGCCCTGCGCGACGTCACCGGTAATGTCGATATGGACGATCTCTTGGCCAAGCGTGAGGAGATTTCACAGCAGATCAAGGAAATTGTTGATGCCGAAACTGACAAATGGGGTATCGATGTCGAGAACGTTAAGATTCAGAACATTGAACTGCCTGGCGACATGAAGCGTGCCATGGCCAAGCAAGCCGAAGCTGAGCGTGAGCGCCGCGCTAACATCATCAACGCCGACGGTGAAAAAGCCGCTGCTGAAACGCTGGCACAAGCCGCCGAGATTCTGGCAAAAACCCAAGGCGCCATTAATCTGCGTACGCTGAACACGCTGGAGCGTATCTCGACCGAACCGTCACAAAAGACGATGATGCTGTTCCCTGTTGAATTGATTGATGCGATTCGTGGCGGTAAGAAATAGCACGCCTCGCACGGTTGATTGCACATGATGGAGCTGCTTCAAACGTCCCGCGGTACGATCGAATATCGACATGACATGCACGGCTCGTTAACGGTTCTCATTTTGAACGGCGGTCACACGACTGCCGCCATGCGTACGGGTGAGGATTACTTCGTTAGTCGCGGCTATTCAATCCTCAGCGTCAGCCGACCCGGCTATGGTGGGACAGATACGGCGCTTAGCGAAACCTATGGCGAGTTCGAACAGGCGACAAACGAGTTGCTAGAGCAGCTCGGGATTGAGCGTGTCATCCTGGTCGGCATATCGGCTGGCGGCAGAGCGGCGATGCG
This window harbors:
- a CDS encoding D-alanine--D-alanine ligase, with product MDRLRVLLIFGGESSEHEVSINSATNVLAALDMTRYDVRLCYIDRAGQWRLVETIEARNQPSPHLTPQLGQRSLLIDGVDPLPIDLIIPVLHGKNGEDGSVQGLAQLLHIPYVGPSLLSAAVTMDKDMTKRLALGAHVPVVPWRTLANDAPRPTFAEIASELGAPVFIKPSRAGSSVGVNKVHSAEAFTTALDEAFRHDNTVLIEQAITAREIELAVLGRGTSARVSMPGEILPGEEFYSYDDKYSASSTSRVVIPADVDESVATKLQRLALAAYQATGGRGMARVDFFLDPTGQIFLNEINSIPGFTNISMYPKLWEASGLSPRALVDELIEEALASRSIRGV
- a CDS encoding slipin family protein, whose translation is MEIVAVILVIVLMFVLSGIKVVNQYQRGVVLTLGKFTGVREPGLRVVVPIFQTMMMVDVRSTPIDVPKQEVITKDNVTVGVDAVVYFRVINAPKAVLETTNYIYATSQFAQAALRDVTGNVDMDDLLAKREEISQQIKEIVDAETDKWGIDVENVKIQNIELPGDMKRAMAKQAEAERERRANIINADGEKAAAETLAQAAEILAKTQGAINLRTLNTLERISTEPSQKTMMLFPVELIDAIRGGKK